The proteins below are encoded in one region of Thermococcus peptonophilus:
- a CDS encoding homoserine dehydrogenase: MREIKVSLVGFGNVGRATAKVLIEKGRLFEERYGIRINVISISDTSGTVWLPEGIDLREALLVKENFGRLSAWTNDYEVYELTPEEAVREVDSEIVVDVTNDREAWTWHLRALKEGKGIVTSNKPPLAYHYRELISEAEKRELPYLFEATVMAGTPIVGLLRENLLGDEVQRIEAVLNATTTFILTQMERGLSFEEALAKAQKLGIAERDPSGDVLGIDAGYKATILHCLAFHPITYEEIKVRGIAEVTEGEIERAKTKGKTIRLVARIEKGNVVVEPAEIPKESPLAVESHENAAVIKTDLLGELIIKGAGAGLKETASGVVSDVIKAALRLV, from the coding sequence TTGAGGGAGATCAAGGTTTCCCTTGTCGGTTTTGGGAACGTTGGAAGGGCAACGGCGAAGGTTCTTATTGAAAAGGGCAGGCTTTTTGAGGAGCGTTATGGGATAAGGATAAACGTTATCAGCATTTCAGACACAAGTGGAACCGTCTGGCTTCCTGAGGGAATAGACCTGAGGGAGGCCCTTCTCGTGAAGGAAAACTTCGGCAGGCTCTCCGCGTGGACCAACGACTACGAGGTTTACGAACTAACACCCGAAGAGGCAGTCAGGGAGGTTGACTCGGAGATAGTCGTGGACGTCACCAACGATAGGGAAGCCTGGACGTGGCATCTCAGGGCATTGAAGGAAGGAAAGGGCATCGTAACGAGCAACAAGCCTCCTCTGGCGTACCACTACCGGGAGCTCATCAGTGAGGCCGAAAAGAGGGAACTTCCATACCTGTTTGAGGCGACAGTGATGGCCGGGACGCCGATAGTGGGCCTTCTTCGGGAGAACCTGCTCGGAGACGAAGTCCAGAGAATTGAGGCTGTCCTCAACGCGACAACGACCTTTATCCTGACCCAGATGGAAAGGGGTTTGAGCTTTGAGGAAGCACTTGCAAAGGCACAGAAGCTTGGGATAGCAGAGAGAGACCCGAGTGGAGATGTACTTGGCATAGACGCTGGCTATAAGGCCACGATACTGCACTGCCTTGCATTCCATCCGATAACGTACGAAGAGATCAAAGTCAGGGGGATAGCAGAGGTCACCGAGGGAGAGATTGAAAGGGCAAAGACGAAGGGAAAGACAATCCGGCTGGTTGCGAGGATAGAAAAAGGGAACGTTGTCGTTGAACCCGCAGAGATACCAAAAGAAAGCCCGCTCGCGGTGGAGAGCCACGAGAACGCGGCCGTCATAAAGACCGACCTGCTGGGGGAGCTCATCATAAAAGGAGCTGGGGCGGGGCTTAAGGAGACTGCCAGCGGTGTCGTAAGTGACGTGATTAAGGCGGCGCTCAGACTAGTTTGA
- a CDS encoding OadG family protein, which yields MSSALIEGGWITVIGVTVVFTILGILALVLYFVGWLERRLVEREKPTTAPTPAPAPASIEAKQEEKPKIPPRDLAVITAAILAYTAEKVSQLRPLPFRRKISDVWRLYGLQTQMEDVEDFNYEIGKW from the coding sequence ATGTCGTCGGCTCTGATCGAAGGCGGATGGATAACGGTTATCGGCGTTACAGTAGTCTTCACAATACTCGGAATCCTCGCGTTGGTACTCTACTTCGTGGGCTGGCTCGAGAGAAGGTTAGTGGAGAGGGAAAAGCCCACCACCGCGCCCACACCAGCTCCCGCCCCTGCCTCCATAGAGGCCAAGCAGGAAGAGAAGCCGAAGATACCCCCGAGAGACCTGGCCGTTATTACAGCGGCGATACTAGCTTACACGGCCGAAAAGGTCAGCCAGCTCAGACCCCTACCCTTCAGGAGGAAGATTTCAGATGTCTGGCGCCTCTACGGCCTCCAGACCCAGATGGAGGATGTTGAAGACTTCAACTACGAGATAGGGAAGTGGTGA
- a CDS encoding ASCH domain-containing protein encodes MEHVIALHQVYAELIFRGLKTVELRKSRAFGEGDIVFLYVARGNPYELRDTLRRLGLHEEQTLTQRGTIAGGFEVGEVIKADLDTLWEMTKDTSGLTLVHGENGKKWLGNYIREYGYAFTIERPFLFKEPMSREEMKERYGIHVDGIIHLSRKTRKPWVKALIEDLLVRDVVYL; translated from the coding sequence ATGGAGCACGTCATAGCCCTGCACCAGGTCTACGCGGAGCTGATATTCAGAGGGCTTAAGACGGTGGAGCTCAGGAAGAGCAGGGCCTTCGGGGAGGGAGACATAGTCTTCCTCTACGTGGCAAGGGGAAACCCATACGAGCTGAGGGACACATTGAGAAGGCTCGGCCTCCACGAGGAGCAGACCTTAACGCAGAGAGGGACGATAGCTGGTGGCTTTGAGGTTGGTGAGGTCATCAAGGCCGACCTCGACACGCTGTGGGAGATGACAAAGGACACTAGCGGGCTGACCTTGGTTCACGGAGAGAATGGTAAGAAGTGGCTCGGCAATTACATAAGGGAGTACGGCTACGCCTTCACGATAGAGAGGCCGTTCCTCTTCAAGGAGCCGATGAGCAGGGAGGAGATGAAGGAGCGCTACGGAATCCACGTTGATGGCATAATCCACCTCTCAAGGAAAACGAGAAAACCATGGGTGAAAGCTCTGATTGAAGACTTGCTCGTGAGGGACGTCGTTTACCTCTAA
- the rrp41 gene encoding exosome complex exonuclease Rrp41 — MMGRPEGLKLIDENGKRIDGRKKYELRPIKMEVGVLKNADGSAYIEWGKNKVLAAVYGPREIHPKHLQRPDRAILRVRYNMAPFSVEERKKPGPDRRSVEISKVIRGALEPALLLHMFPRTAIDVFIEILQADAGTRVAGITAASLALADAGIPMKDLVAACAAGKIDGEIVLDLNKEEDNYGEADVPVAIMPLKNDITLLQMDGYLTKEEFLEAVRLAIKGAKAVYQKQREALKEKYLKIAQEVEGNE, encoded by the coding sequence ATGATGGGCAGGCCTGAAGGATTAAAGCTCATTGATGAGAACGGTAAGAGAATTGATGGTAGAAAGAAGTACGAGCTTAGGCCTATCAAGATGGAAGTGGGTGTCCTCAAGAACGCCGACGGTTCTGCCTACATAGAGTGGGGCAAGAACAAGGTTCTGGCTGCAGTCTACGGCCCGAGGGAGATACATCCAAAGCACCTCCAGAGGCCGGACAGGGCTATACTCAGGGTCAGGTACAACATGGCACCCTTCAGCGTTGAGGAGAGGAAGAAACCAGGGCCGGACAGAAGGAGCGTTGAGATAAGCAAGGTCATAAGGGGTGCACTTGAGCCGGCGTTGCTCCTCCACATGTTCCCCAGGACTGCCATAGACGTCTTCATCGAGATACTCCAGGCAGATGCCGGTACGAGGGTTGCCGGAATAACGGCAGCTTCACTCGCTCTGGCGGATGCTGGGATTCCAATGAAAGACTTGGTGGCAGCATGCGCCGCTGGAAAGATAGATGGCGAGATAGTGCTCGACCTCAACAAGGAGGAGGACAACTACGGAGAGGCGGACGTGCCAGTGGCTATAATGCCCCTCAAGAACGACATAACGCTCCTTCAGATGGATGGCTACCTGACGAAGGAGGAGTTCCTCGAGGCAGTGAGACTTGCCATAAAGGGCGCCAAAGCCGTTTACCAGAAGCAGAGGGAGGCCCTCAAAGAAAAGTACCTCAAAATAGCCCAGGAGGTTGAGGGAAATGAGTGA
- a CDS encoding acetyl-CoA carboxylase biotin carboxyl carrier protein subunit, which produces MAKVKVIVEGVEYDVEVEELPGGKFRVSFGDKTYEVEAKGLGIDVSALASVPSAPASASSAPAPSPVPAPAPTPAPTAPAPTPAAAGEGVVTAPMPGKILKILVKEGDQVKTGQGLLVLEAMKMENEIPAPKDGIVKKILVKEGDTVNTGDPLIEIG; this is translated from the coding sequence ATGGCGAAGGTTAAGGTCATCGTTGAGGGTGTTGAATACGACGTCGAGGTTGAGGAACTGCCAGGAGGAAAGTTCAGGGTGAGCTTTGGGGACAAGACCTACGAGGTTGAGGCCAAGGGATTAGGAATAGACGTGAGCGCTCTGGCAAGCGTTCCCTCTGCCCCAGCTTCCGCTTCAAGCGCTCCAGCTCCGTCTCCGGTTCCCGCTCCTGCCCCGACACCAGCACCGACGGCGCCAGCTCCTACTCCAGCTGCCGCTGGTGAAGGTGTTGTCACCGCCCCAATGCCGGGCAAAATCCTCAAAATACTCGTGAAGGAAGGCGACCAAGTCAAGACCGGACAGGGACTGCTCGTTCTTGAAGCAATGAAGATGGAGAATGAAATTCCAGCACCAAAAGACGGTATCGTAAAGAAAATCCTAGTCAAAGAAGGCGACACCGTAAACACCGGCGACCCACTAATAGAAATAGGGTGA
- a CDS encoding ribosome assembly factor SBDS has protein sequence MPISVDKAVIARLKTHGETFEILVDPYLARDFKEGKDVPIEEILATPYVFKDAHKGDKASEHEMEKIFGTSDPYEVAKIILRKGEVQLTAEQRRKMLEDKKRYIAMVIHRHAVDPRTGYPHPVDRILRAMEEAGVHIDIFKDAEAQVPQVIKAIRPLLPIKLEVKVIAVKIPGDYVGKAYGEVRKFGTIKREEWGSDGSWMFIIEIPGGVEEEFYEKLNALTKGEAITKLLERKGL, from the coding sequence ATGCCAATAAGTGTTGATAAGGCTGTCATCGCCCGTCTGAAGACCCATGGTGAGACTTTCGAGATACTGGTCGATCCTTACCTGGCGAGGGACTTCAAGGAGGGCAAGGACGTTCCCATAGAGGAGATCCTCGCCACCCCCTATGTTTTTAAGGACGCCCACAAGGGCGATAAAGCTAGCGAGCACGAGATGGAGAAGATATTCGGAACCAGCGATCCCTACGAGGTCGCGAAGATAATCCTCCGAAAGGGTGAGGTTCAGCTGACAGCTGAGCAGAGGCGCAAGATGCTCGAGGACAAGAAGCGCTACATAGCAATGGTAATCCACAGGCATGCAGTAGATCCGAGGACTGGTTATCCGCACCCGGTTGACAGAATTCTCAGAGCCATGGAAGAGGCAGGGGTGCACATTGACATATTCAAAGATGCCGAAGCTCAGGTTCCGCAGGTGATAAAGGCGATAAGGCCCCTACTCCCGATAAAGCTAGAGGTTAAGGTAATAGCAGTGAAGATACCTGGGGACTACGTGGGAAAGGCCTATGGGGAGGTCAGGAAGTTTGGCACAATCAAGAGGGAGGAGTGGGGAAGCGACGGTTCATGGATGTTCATAATTGAGATACCCGGTGGAGTTGAGGAGGAGTTTTACGAAAAGCTCAACGCCCTTACGAAGGGCGAGGCGATAACTAAACTGTTAGAGAGGAAGGGCCTATGA
- the rrp42 gene encoding exosome complex protein Rrp42, whose protein sequence is MSEMEVMASIMRDHIIELLREGKRIDGRSFEDYRDLEIKVNVIEKAEGSAWVRLGDTQVLVGIKAELGEPFPDLPDRGVITTNVELVPLASPTFEPGPPDENAIELARVVDRGIRESQAVDLEKLVIVPGKLVRVIFIDVHVLDHGGNLLDASGIGAIAALLSTKLPKVSYNEETGEVEILDEYEPLPVNHVPIPVTFAKIGNSIVVDPNLDEERVMDGRLTLTTDETGHISAAQKGEAGAFKLEEVMYALEVALKKGNEIREKVLKAVGRA, encoded by the coding sequence ATGAGTGAGATGGAAGTCATGGCCAGCATAATGCGCGATCACATCATCGAACTGCTCCGCGAGGGCAAGAGAATAGACGGCCGCTCCTTCGAGGACTACCGCGACCTTGAGATCAAGGTCAACGTTATCGAGAAGGCCGAGGGCTCCGCCTGGGTCAGGCTGGGTGACACCCAAGTTCTAGTGGGCATTAAGGCTGAACTTGGCGAACCGTTCCCCGACCTGCCCGACAGGGGCGTCATAACGACAAACGTTGAGCTCGTCCCGCTCGCCTCACCGACATTTGAACCCGGTCCGCCGGACGAGAACGCAATCGAGCTGGCGCGCGTCGTTGACAGGGGCATCAGGGAGAGCCAGGCTGTTGATCTGGAGAAGCTCGTTATAGTTCCTGGTAAGCTCGTCAGGGTTATATTCATAGACGTCCACGTCCTCGACCACGGCGGCAACCTCCTTGACGCCAGCGGAATCGGTGCAATAGCGGCGTTACTCAGCACGAAGCTGCCAAAGGTCAGCTACAACGAAGAAACTGGTGAAGTCGAAATACTCGACGAGTACGAGCCCCTCCCGGTTAACCATGTCCCAATCCCGGTTACCTTTGCCAAGATTGGCAACTCAATAGTCGTTGACCCGAACCTCGATGAGGAGCGCGTCATGGATGGCAGGCTAACCCTTACAACGGACGAGACCGGACACATCTCAGCAGCCCAGAAGGGTGAAGCTGGGGCCTTCAAGCTTGAAGAGGTCATGTACGCCCTTGAAGTTGCCCTGAAGAAGGGCAACGAGATAAGGGAGAAGGTTCTGAAGGCCGTTGGAAGGGCCTGA
- a CDS encoding cell division protein SepF → MGLFDSLKKKDIKPAVKPPSIKKEVTGQKTPAPSRTDVEVIPVEEDVLAKELVKPQLRYLHKVTITSYSDLEKVSKELQDGNIVLVDLTPLEKRPDVLEKVVQQIKGMVSALDGQAAKVCKHEIKLILLPSDIKIAK, encoded by the coding sequence ATGGGACTGTTTGACAGCTTAAAAAAGAAGGATATAAAGCCGGCGGTAAAACCTCCCAGCATAAAGAAGGAGGTTACGGGCCAGAAAACCCCTGCTCCTTCCAGAACAGATGTAGAGGTCATCCCTGTTGAGGAGGATGTTCTTGCTAAGGAGCTTGTTAAACCGCAGCTGAGGTACCTGCACAAGGTAACTATCACCAGCTATTCCGACCTCGAAAAGGTGTCCAAAGAGCTACAGGACGGCAACATTGTACTCGTTGACCTCACTCCTCTTGAGAAGAGACCTGACGTCCTTGAGAAGGTCGTCCAGCAGATCAAAGGCATGGTCAGCGCCCTCGACGGACAGGCTGCCAAGGTCTGCAAGCACGAGATAAAGCTCATCCTCCTGCCGAGCGATATAAAAATCGCCAAGTGA
- a CDS encoding sodium ion-translocating decarboxylase subunit beta, whose translation MATFVDFINTLGLLHLTVGNVVMILVGLTLVYLAIRYEMEPLLLLPIGITAVLVNLPLSGIANWPVAVNLPENVSDSIFKTIAYMSEHYGEPGLFDLIYYLLVKTEVVPLLIFFGLGAMTDFGPMIADPKTALLGAAAQIGVFVAMLTALALGFNLHQAASIGIIGGADGPTTIYLTTKLAPEILAATAVAAYSYMSLVPLIQPPIIKALTSPEERKIRMEQLRPVSKREKILFPVITMIVIGLLVPSAAPLIGMLMIGNLFRESGVVERLSKAAQEELMNIVTIFLGLGVGSTMRAESFLTAQTLMILGLGVVAFASATAGGVLFGKLMMKLSGGRINPMIGAAGVSAVPMSARVVQRIAREEDPGNFILMHAMGPNVAGVIGTAVVAGVFLALLG comes from the coding sequence ATGGCAACGTTCGTTGACTTCATAAACACCCTCGGCCTCCTTCACCTAACGGTAGGGAACGTCGTGATGATCCTAGTGGGCCTGACGCTCGTCTATCTGGCCATCAGGTACGAGATGGAGCCGCTCCTGCTCCTCCCGATAGGCATCACGGCGGTGCTCGTCAACCTGCCGCTGAGCGGCATAGCCAACTGGCCGGTAGCTGTGAACCTCCCCGAAAACGTCAGCGACAGCATCTTTAAGACGATAGCTTACATGAGCGAGCACTACGGCGAGCCTGGTCTGTTCGACCTGATCTACTACCTCCTCGTCAAGACGGAAGTCGTTCCCCTCCTCATCTTCTTCGGTCTCGGAGCAATGACCGACTTCGGGCCGATGATAGCGGATCCAAAGACGGCTCTCCTTGGAGCGGCGGCACAGATAGGTGTCTTCGTGGCCATGCTAACAGCCCTAGCCCTCGGCTTCAACCTCCACCAGGCGGCAAGCATAGGCATCATCGGCGGTGCCGACGGGCCGACGACCATCTATCTAACGACCAAGCTTGCCCCGGAGATACTAGCCGCTACTGCGGTTGCCGCTTACTCTTACATGAGCCTCGTTCCGCTCATCCAGCCGCCGATCATCAAGGCCCTCACAAGCCCGGAGGAAAGGAAGATAAGAATGGAGCAACTGAGGCCAGTATCAAAAAGGGAAAAGATACTCTTCCCGGTAATCACAATGATAGTCATTGGCCTGCTCGTCCCCAGTGCCGCTCCACTGATAGGTATGCTCATGATAGGCAACCTGTTCAGGGAGAGCGGTGTTGTCGAGAGGCTGAGCAAAGCGGCACAGGAGGAGCTGATGAACATCGTCACTATCTTCCTCGGCCTCGGCGTCGGCTCAACGATGCGCGCCGAGAGCTTCCTCACGGCCCAGACCCTCATGATACTCGGCCTCGGTGTTGTTGCCTTCGCCAGCGCCACAGCCGGAGGAGTTCTCTTCGGCAAGCTCATGATGAAGCTCAGCGGCGGAAGGATAAACCCGATGATAGGTGCCGCAGGGGTTTCAGCGGTCCCGATGTCGGCCAGGGTCGTCCAGAGGATTGCGAGGGAAGAGGATCCGGGCAACTTCATCCTCATGCACGCCATGGGGCCAAACGTTGCTGGAGTTATAGGAACGGCAGTTGTTGCCGGTGTTTTCCTAGCCCTTCTGGGCTGA
- the psmA gene encoding archaeal proteasome endopeptidase complex subunit alpha, translating into MAFVPPQAGYDRAITVFSPDGRLFQVNYAREAVKRGATAVGVKWKEGVVLAVEKRITSKLIEPSSYEKIFLIDDHIAAAPSGIIADARVLVDRARLEAQIYRLTYGEPVPLTVLVKKICDLKQAHTQYGGVRPFGAALLMAGVNEKPELFETDPSGAYFEWKAVAIGSGRNTAMAIFEEHYKDDIGKDDAIKLAILALAKTLEEPSVDAIEVAYITMEDKRWKKLPREELEKYLNEVLQEVKEEEVEEREEDYSELDQNY; encoded by the coding sequence ATGGCGTTTGTACCACCGCAGGCCGGTTACGACCGGGCGATTACAGTATTCAGTCCTGATGGAAGGCTCTTCCAGGTCAACTATGCCAGGGAGGCAGTGAAGAGGGGAGCAACCGCTGTCGGTGTCAAGTGGAAGGAAGGGGTAGTTCTAGCCGTTGAGAAGAGAATCACAAGCAAGCTCATCGAACCGAGCAGCTATGAGAAGATATTCCTCATTGACGACCACATAGCGGCCGCTCCGAGCGGTATTATTGCCGATGCTAGGGTTTTGGTTGACAGGGCCAGGCTCGAGGCGCAGATTTACCGCCTCACCTACGGCGAACCCGTCCCGCTCACCGTTCTGGTGAAGAAGATATGCGACCTCAAGCAGGCCCACACCCAGTACGGGGGTGTGAGGCCCTTCGGCGCCGCCCTGCTTATGGCGGGCGTAAATGAGAAGCCCGAGCTGTTCGAGACGGACCCGAGCGGTGCCTACTTCGAGTGGAAGGCAGTCGCTATAGGAAGCGGAAGGAACACCGCGATGGCGATTTTTGAGGAGCACTACAAGGATGACATTGGAAAAGACGACGCAATAAAGCTCGCAATCCTTGCCTTGGCCAAAACGCTCGAAGAGCCTAGTGTCGATGCTATAGAGGTCGCTTACATTACCATGGAAGACAAGCGCTGGAAGAAGCTCCCGAGGGAAGAGCTTGAGAAGTACCTCAATGAGGTCCTCCAGGAAGTCAAGGAAGAGGAAGTCGAGGAGAGGGAAGAGGACTACTCCGAACTTGACCAGAACTACTGA
- a CDS encoding ZPR1 zinc finger domain-containing protein, producing MGENGEKKEKVEVREDLGEVQIISLGDCPICGGKGTFKAIQHIHEIPYFGKVMESTIYCEKCGYRNADVMILEDRPPKLYTVKVEEGKDLFTRVVRSKSGTIELDEIGVKIEPGPASEGFITNVEGVLERVRETLLMAREFRRQEGDEEAVKKANEILQYIEDVKEGKKPITVRIMDPLGNSALIGEKVKSRLLTEEEIKKLSPGPYVLVPEVGEEGAPEDNKNGTGQQNSEVS from the coding sequence ATGGGTGAAAACGGCGAGAAGAAGGAGAAAGTTGAAGTTCGCGAGGATCTCGGCGAGGTTCAGATTATCTCACTTGGAGACTGTCCAATCTGCGGTGGGAAGGGCACTTTCAAGGCCATTCAGCACATCCACGAGATACCCTACTTCGGCAAGGTCATGGAGAGCACTATATACTGCGAGAAGTGTGGTTACCGCAACGCCGATGTCATGATCCTCGAGGACAGGCCGCCGAAGCTCTACACTGTCAAAGTTGAGGAGGGGAAGGACCTCTTCACGCGCGTTGTCAGGAGCAAGAGCGGTACTATAGAGCTTGACGAAATCGGCGTCAAGATCGAGCCTGGACCGGCCTCGGAGGGCTTTATCACTAATGTTGAAGGAGTCCTTGAAAGGGTCAGGGAAACACTCCTCATGGCCAGGGAGTTCAGGAGGCAGGAGGGAGACGAAGAGGCCGTTAAGAAAGCCAACGAGATACTCCAGTACATCGAAGACGTCAAGGAAGGGAAGAAGCCGATAACGGTGAGGATAATGGACCCGCTCGGCAACAGCGCCCTTATAGGTGAGAAGGTGAAGAGCAGGCTCTTGACGGAGGAGGAAATAAAGAAGCTGAGCCCTGGCCCGTACGTTCTCGTTCCGGAGGTCGGGGAAGAGGGCGCTCCGGAAGACAATAAGAATGGCACTGGCCAACAAAACTCTGAGGTCAGTTAG
- a CDS encoding CBS domain-containing protein, producing MRVKTLMTKDPVVIQLPATREYAIELFRKHKVRSFPVVGKDGKLVGIVSIKRVLLHPDEDQLAMLVKREVPTVKANDDLKKAVRRMLEMDYRRVVVVDDENRPVGILTVGDIVRRYLSKNEKLKEVTIEPYYQRHVGVVWRGTPLKAALKALLLCNAMAIPVIDDEGRLIGMVDETDLLRDSEVVRVMKSTELAASSEEDWILESHPTLLFEKAELQLPKKPVEEIMNLNVVVATPHMSVYDVAQKMVKYEIEQLPVIRGQDELVGIVRDMDIIKVILNK from the coding sequence ATGAGGGTAAAAACCCTGATGACGAAGGACCCGGTTGTAATTCAGCTACCGGCAACGAGGGAATACGCTATCGAGCTGTTCAGGAAACACAAGGTACGTTCATTCCCTGTCGTTGGAAAGGACGGAAAGCTCGTGGGCATAGTCAGCATCAAGCGCGTCCTCCTCCACCCGGATGAGGATCAGCTGGCCATGCTCGTCAAGAGGGAAGTCCCCACTGTCAAGGCAAACGACGACCTGAAGAAAGCCGTTAGGAGAATGCTTGAAATGGACTACAGACGCGTCGTTGTGGTTGACGATGAGAACAGGCCCGTCGGCATTCTGACCGTTGGCGACATCGTGAGAAGATACCTATCAAAGAACGAAAAGCTCAAGGAAGTGACCATAGAGCCCTACTACCAGAGACACGTGGGTGTCGTATGGAGGGGAACTCCCCTAAAAGCGGCCCTTAAGGCCTTACTCCTATGCAACGCTATGGCAATACCTGTGATAGACGATGAAGGGCGCCTGATAGGAATGGTTGACGAGACTGATCTCCTCAGGGACAGCGAGGTCGTTAGAGTTATGAAGAGCACCGAGCTGGCAGCTTCCAGCGAGGAGGACTGGATACTCGAAAGCCACCCAACACTGCTCTTTGAGAAGGCCGAGCTCCAACTTCCAAAGAAGCCAGTCGAGGAGATTATGAACCTCAACGTCGTTGTGGCGACACCCCACATGAGCGTCTACGACGTGGCTCAGAAGATGGTCAAGTACGAGATAGAACAGCTTCCCGTCATAAGGGGGCAGGACGAGCTCGTCGGCATCGTCAGGGACATGGACATAATAAAGGTCATACTGAACAAGTGA
- the rrp4 gene encoding exosome complex RNA-binding protein Rrp4 translates to MKKIFVKPRELVVPGTLLAQGPFKNGRGTFREGNAIYSTVIGLVEIRGNVIRVIPLEGPYIPEVGDNVLGKIVDVKFSSWTVDIGAPYQASLRVPDAVEERIDLLKTDLRKIFDIGDIIYAKVKAFNEVNQIDLTTKGMPFKGGPLRGGQLVTITPSKVPRLIGKGGSMINMIKTLTGTRIIVGQNGWVWVSGKNDELERLAIEAILKVDRESHTQGLTDRVKEFILSRLRELKEQGVIEEIPEINEEEGGKDDGQA, encoded by the coding sequence ATGAAGAAGATTTTTGTAAAACCAAGGGAGCTCGTTGTCCCTGGGACTTTACTCGCCCAGGGGCCTTTTAAGAACGGAAGAGGAACTTTCAGGGAAGGCAACGCAATCTATTCCACAGTTATCGGCCTTGTTGAGATCAGAGGGAACGTGATAAGAGTCATACCACTTGAGGGACCGTACATCCCAGAGGTCGGGGACAACGTCCTGGGGAAGATAGTTGATGTCAAGTTCTCCAGCTGGACGGTGGACATCGGGGCACCCTACCAGGCAAGCCTCAGAGTTCCGGATGCCGTTGAGGAGAGGATAGACCTGCTCAAGACCGACCTGAGGAAGATATTCGACATCGGTGACATAATCTATGCCAAAGTTAAGGCCTTCAACGAGGTAAATCAGATTGACCTGACGACCAAGGGGATGCCCTTCAAGGGAGGTCCTCTTAGAGGTGGTCAGCTGGTCACAATAACACCGTCCAAAGTTCCCAGGCTTATAGGCAAGGGCGGTTCGATGATCAACATGATAAAGACCCTCACCGGAACGAGGATAATAGTTGGTCAGAACGGCTGGGTATGGGTCAGCGGAAAGAACGACGAGCTTGAGAGGCTCGCAATCGAGGCGATACTCAAGGTTGACAGGGAGAGCCACACCCAGGGCCTCACCGACCGCGTTAAGGAGTTTATCCTGAGCAGGCTCAGGGAGCTTAAGGAGCAGGGAGTAATAGAGGAAATACCCGAGATTAACGAAGAAGAGGGTGGAAAAGATGATGGGCAGGCCTGA